GCGAGCGTTTACCCGAGCGGCAGAGGTGTGGTCCCCAATGTCCGAGTGTATGGCGTAGGCAAAGTCGATGGGTGTCGAGTCTTGCGGGAGGTCGATAACGTCGCCATCGGGCGTGAAGACGAAGACCCGGTCAGAGAAGAAATCTTTTTTGAGTCGTTCGAGAAACTCTCCTGTCTCTGCAACATGCTTCTGCCATTCCGAAATCTCTCGAATCCACTCGAGCTTTTTCTTGAAGTCACGTTCTCCGCGTGTTTTCCCCTTACCGATTTCTTTGTAGGCGAGGTGAGAGGCGATACCGTACTCTGCCTCTTTGTGCATTTGCGTAGTTCTAATCTGAATCTCGACGATCCCGCCATCTCCAGTGAAGATGGTCGTGTGTATACTTTGGTAGCCGTTTAGTTTCGGTGCGGCAATATAGTCCTTGATTCGTCCCGGGAGTGGTCGCCACGCGCCGTGGATAATGCCGAGGACGCGGTAGCAGTCAGCGACAGAGTCGACGACAATACGAAGTGCCGCTATGTCGTAGACCTTGTCGATGTCCATGTCATAGCGTTGCAGTTTCTTGTACAAGCTGTAGAGATGCTTCACGCGGTAGTCGACCTCCACAGGCTTAATACCTTCTTTGTAGAGCTCTTTTTGAAGCGACCGATACACCTTCTCTAGATGAGAGAGATTTTCCTTACTTTTTTGTTTCAGGAGTACAAGTGTTTCTTTGTGCGCGTCAGGATGTGCGTAGGGGAAGGCGAGGTCCTCGAGCGCACCCTTGATGCGTCCCATGCCGAGACGGTTTGCGATTGGTCCGTATATCTCGAGTGTCTCCACAGCAACACGCTTTTGCTTGTTTTCCTTAACGTACTTAAGTGTCTGCAAGTTGTGCAGGCGGTCGGCGAATTTGATGATGAGCACACGCGGGTCTTCTGCAACCGCAAGCAAAAAACGGCGCAAGCTTTCTGCATAGCGCTCGAGTCCCTTGTATTGGTATTTTTTGAGTTTGGTGACTCCTTGTATAAGAAAGGCTACTTCATCACCAAATTGTTTTGCCAACTCCGCCTCCGTTACCTCACTGTCCTCGATGACGTCGTGGAGGAGCCCCGCGGCAATCGTCTCCGCATCCATCTTGAAGTTCGCGAGCGTCTTTGCAACCTCGAAGACGTGCAGGGAATAGGGATCGCCCGACTCGCGTTGCTGATCTTTGTGGATTTCTTGGGCAAAGGTATATGCCCGAGTGATCAGGTCTTTGTCCCGGTTACTTGCCGAGGGGAGGAGCGTTAGGATCTCATTGACCTCTTGCATGTTTGCACTATACTTTGAAAAGAGCGATTTGTGAAGGGCAGAGCGATGACCAAGAAAAGCCAAATCCGCAAGGGAAAGCAAAAGAAAAGCCCTAAGAATAAAGGGCGAAAAGCAGATACAAAGGTCTATCGCTGCGAGACGTGTGGTGACCGTGTGCCCGTTGAGGATGCCATGGTGCACGTCGCCGAATGCGACATGACCATTCCCCGAAGCGACTAAGGGTTGACTTTCACTGCTTTTTCATGTATAATTAAAAGGTAAAGCTGGACCTTAACCTAAGAAACCAAGGAGGCGGTCTGTGCAGTACGACGACTTTCTTGCCTATCTCGGGATTTTCGTTTGCCTTGTGCTTGGTGTAATCGGGGGCATTTACCTGACAGTTACCGCCCTCATCATCCTCACCGCGATCCTCGTTCTCATCGCAGGTGTCTCATGGGACAGGTGCAGCGCCGGGAGCGACTTCACGGCCGCGCTCTTATTGGCATCGGTGGTCGCCCTCGTCTTCAT
This portion of the Parcubacteria group bacterium genome encodes:
- a CDS encoding bifunctional (p)ppGpp synthetase/guanosine-3',5'-bis(diphosphate) 3'-pyrophosphohydrolase gives rise to the protein MQEVNEILTLLPSASNRDKDLITRAYTFAQEIHKDQQRESGDPYSLHVFEVAKTLANFKMDAETIAAGLLHDVIEDSEVTEAELAKQFGDEVAFLIQGVTKLKKYQYKGLERYAESLRRFLLAVAEDPRVLIIKFADRLHNLQTLKYVKENKQKRVAVETLEIYGPIANRLGMGRIKGALEDLAFPYAHPDAHKETLVLLKQKSKENLSHLEKVYRSLQKELYKEGIKPVEVDYRVKHLYSLYKKLQRYDMDIDKVYDIAALRIVVDSVADCYRVLGIIHGAWRPLPGRIKDYIAAPKLNGYQSIHTTIFTGDGGIVEIQIRTTQMHKEAEYGIASHLAYKEIGKGKTRGERDFKKKLEWIREISEWQKHVAETGEFLERLKKDFFSDRVFVFTPDGDVIDLPQDSTPIDFAYAIHSDIGDHTSAARVNARMVSLDTPLHNGDIVEIVTKKSSMPSHKWLGYIKTGLARKHIKAALTKK